From a region of the Arachis ipaensis cultivar K30076 chromosome B09, Araip1.1, whole genome shotgun sequence genome:
- the LOC107617963 gene encoding uncharacterized protein LOC107617963 isoform X1: MVAGSGSGSPRAEGGNGNNTQILSARVRRTIQSIKEIVGNHSDADIYVALKETNMDPNDAAQKLLNQDPFHEVKRRRDRKKEPQNVGNPVPVNPRRNSENVGQGKKYNTPFEHNNVRRTNYSRNTLPGISREFRVVRDNRVNHIYKEVKPPSVQCSTSTNEQSIVNTSEKGSSTAYSNQRSSGARNISQALNGPPNSHGRYSKDAIPNASDRKFTPAKEGATSNVASQEQPTKPNNNQNSTTVASTSSAIGVYSSSTDPVHVPSPDSRSSGVVGAIRREVGVVGGRRQASDNSVKQSSVPSSFANTLTGKDGTSADSFHSVGIISKTEQFSQTNITEPSFTGMTVSRPSMSNQYNGRPHQQLVGHQRVTQHNKEWKPKSSQKLSNNGPGVIGTPKKLASTPVENSKDTESDTAKLQDKLSQVNISENQNVIIAQHIRVRDTDRALLTFGSIGTEFNSSRHQPNNIGVAEKSNEESTASLTVPASELSADDVPGSKQVDLQEDHIRNPVSDSPASGATELQLHDNRESSSPQNQGPYGSIRLVRESSPSYVPAESQHQQDSHDMPGFAAYDPPTGYDMPYFRPTIDDTLRGQGLPSPQEGLSSHVANSVPASTVSMVQPPVAQMYPQVHVSHFANLMPYRQFLSPVYVPPMAMPGYSSNPPYPHPTNGSSYLLMPGGSSHLNANSLKYGVQQFKPVPAGSPTGFGNFANPTGYAMMPPGVVGGATALEDSSRVKYKDNLYVPNPQAETSEIWIQNPRELPGMQSAPYYNLPGQTPHGAYMPSHTGHASFNAAAAAAAQSSHMQFPGMYHASPQPTAMANPHHLGPAMGNNVGVGVAPAAPGPQVGAYQQPQLGHLNWTTNF, encoded by the exons ATGGTAGCTGGTAGTGGGAGTGGTTCTCCGAGGGCTGAGGGTGGAAACGGTAATAACACACAGATACTGTCGGCGAGAGTGCGAAGAACCATTCAATCCATCAAAGAAATCGTTGGGAACCATTCTGATGCTGATATCTATGTCGCTCTCAAGGAAACAAACATGGATCCTAACGATGCTGCTCAGAAATTGCTCAACCAAG ATCCATTCCATGAGGTGAAGAGAAGGAGAGACCGAAAGAAGGAG CCTCAAAATGTTGGGAACCCAGTCCCTGTCAACCCACGAAGGAATTCTGAGAATGTTGGTCAAGGAAAGAAATATAATACCCCTTTTGAACATAATAATGTTCGAAGAACAAACTATTCTCGGAATACCTTACCTG GCATCAGCAGAGAGTTTCGAGTTGTCAGAGACAATAGAGTAAATCACATATATAAAGAAGTAAAGCCTCCTTCAGTGCAATGCTCAACATCTACCAATGAGCAGTCAATTGTGAACACTTCTGAAAAagg ATCATCAACTGCTTATAGTAATCAAAGGTCATCTGGTGCAAGAAATATATCGCAGGCTCTAAATGGTCCTCCTAATTCACATGGAAGATACTCAAAAGATGCTATTCCAAATGCCAGTGACAGAAAATTTACACCTGCTAAGGAAGGTGCAACATCAAATGTAGCATCACAAGAGCAACCAACAAAGCCCAATAACAACCAGAATTCTACAACTGTGGCATCAACCAGTTCTGCTATTGGGGTTTATTCCTCTTCAACAGATCCAGTTCATGTCCCCTCCCCTGATTCCAGATCATCAGGTGTTGTAGGGGCGATTAGGCGTGAAGTGGGGGTTGTTGGTGGACGTAGACAGGCTTCAGACAACTCAGTCAAACAATCATCCGTTCCTAGTTCTTTTGCTAATACTCTTACTGGAAAAGATGGTACATCTGCAGATTCATTTCATTCAGTTGGTATCATCTCAAAGACTGAACAATTTAGTCAAACTAATATAACTGAACCTTCCTTCACTGGCATGACAGTTAGCAGGCCATCCATGAGCAATCAATATAACGGCCGACCACATCAACAACTTGTGGGACATCAGAGAG TTACTCAGCATAATAAAGAGTGGAAACCTAAATCAAGCCAGAAGTTGAGTAATAATGGTCCCGGAGTGATTGGAACACCTAAAAAGCTTGCGTCAACTCCAGTGGAAAACTCTAAGGATACGGAATCAGATACTGCAAAGCTGCAAGATAAACTTTCCCAAGTAAATATCAGTGAGAACCAGAATGTGATTATTGCACAGCATATTCGAGTTAGAGACACTGATCGCGCTCTGCTGACCTTTGGTAGCATTGGGACAGAATTTAATTCCTCAAGACATCAACCTAACAATATAGGAGTTGCTGAGAAATCAAATGAGGAATCTACTGCCAG CTTGACAGTGCCTGCTTCAGAGTTGTCCGCTGACGATGTTCCTGGGAGCAAGCAGGTAGACTTGCAGGAAGACCACATCAGAAATCCTGTATCTGACTCTCCAGCATCTGGTGCTACTGAGCTGCAATTGCATGATAACAGAGAATCCTCAAGTCCTCAGAATCAGGGTCCTTATGGCAGTATTAGGTTGGTTCGTGAAAGTAGTCCTTCTTATGTGCCTGCTGAGTCACAGCATCAGCAAGATTCTCATGATATGCCTGGATTTGCA GCCTATGATCCTCCAACTGGTTACGACATGCCTTATTTCAGACCCACAATAGATGATACTCTCCGAGGGCAGGGTCTACCATCACCTCAAGAG GGCTTAAGTTCCCATGTGGCCAACAGTGTTCCCGCTTCCACAGTTTCCATGGTGCAACCTCCTGTGGCACAGATGTATCCACAAGTACATGTTTCACATTTTGCTAATCTTATGCCGTATCGTCAGTTCTTGTCACCAGTCTATGTTCCGCCAATGGCTATGCCTGGATATTCAAGTAATCCTCCCTATCCTCATCCAACAAATGGCAGCAGTTACTTGTTGATGCCTGGAGGTAGTTCCCATCTTAATGCGAACAGCCTTAAATACGGAGTTCAGCAGTTCAAGCCTGTTCCTGCTGGAAGTCCTACTGGGTTTGGAAATTTTGCTAATCCAACCGGGTATGCCATGATGCCTCCTGGTGTGGTTGGGGGTGCAACAGCTTTAGAAGATTCTTCTCGTGTCAAGTACAAAGATAATCTTTATGTTCCAAATCCTCAG GCCGAGACATCAGAAATCTGGATACAGAATCCAAGGGAGCTTCCTGGCATGCAATCGGCTCCATACTATAACTTGCCAGGGCAAACACCTCATGGTGCCTATATGCCATCGCACACCGGCCATGCCTCGTTCAATgctgcagcagcagcagcagctcaATCTTCACACATGCAGTTTCCTGGCATGTATCACGCCTCGCCACAGCCAACTGCAATGGCTAACCCTCATCATTTAGGACCAGCGATGGGAAACAATGTTGGAGTTGGAGTGGCTCCAGCTGCACCTGGACCACAGGTTGGTGCATATCAGCAGCCCCAGTTAGGTCACCTCAATTGGACTACAAATTTCTGA
- the LOC107617963 gene encoding uncharacterized protein LOC107617963 isoform X2, protein MVAGSGSGSPRAEGGNGNNTQILSARVRRTIQSIKEIVGNHSDADIYVALKETNMDPNDAAQKLLNQDPFHEVKRRRDRKKEPQNVGNPVPVNPRRNSENVGQGKKYNTPFEHNNVRRTNYSRNTLPGISREFRVVRDNRVNHIYKEVKPPSVQCSTSTNEQSIVNTSEKGSSTAYSNQRSSGARNISQALNGPPNSHGRYSKDAIPNASDRKFTPAKEGATSNVASQEQPTKPNNNQNSTTVASTSSAIGVYSSSTDPVHVPSPDSRSSGVVGAIRREVGVVGGRRQASDNSVKQSSVPSSFANTLTGKDVSRPSMSNQYNGRPHQQLVGHQRVTQHNKEWKPKSSQKLSNNGPGVIGTPKKLASTPVENSKDTESDTAKLQDKLSQVNISENQNVIIAQHIRVRDTDRALLTFGSIGTEFNSSRHQPNNIGVAEKSNEESTASLTVPASELSADDVPGSKQVDLQEDHIRNPVSDSPASGATELQLHDNRESSSPQNQGPYGSIRLVRESSPSYVPAESQHQQDSHDMPGFAAYDPPTGYDMPYFRPTIDDTLRGQGLPSPQEGLSSHVANSVPASTVSMVQPPVAQMYPQVHVSHFANLMPYRQFLSPVYVPPMAMPGYSSNPPYPHPTNGSSYLLMPGGSSHLNANSLKYGVQQFKPVPAGSPTGFGNFANPTGYAMMPPGVVGGATALEDSSRVKYKDNLYVPNPQAETSEIWIQNPRELPGMQSAPYYNLPGQTPHGAYMPSHTGHASFNAAAAAAAQSSHMQFPGMYHASPQPTAMANPHHLGPAMGNNVGVGVAPAAPGPQVGAYQQPQLGHLNWTTNF, encoded by the exons ATGGTAGCTGGTAGTGGGAGTGGTTCTCCGAGGGCTGAGGGTGGAAACGGTAATAACACACAGATACTGTCGGCGAGAGTGCGAAGAACCATTCAATCCATCAAAGAAATCGTTGGGAACCATTCTGATGCTGATATCTATGTCGCTCTCAAGGAAACAAACATGGATCCTAACGATGCTGCTCAGAAATTGCTCAACCAAG ATCCATTCCATGAGGTGAAGAGAAGGAGAGACCGAAAGAAGGAG CCTCAAAATGTTGGGAACCCAGTCCCTGTCAACCCACGAAGGAATTCTGAGAATGTTGGTCAAGGAAAGAAATATAATACCCCTTTTGAACATAATAATGTTCGAAGAACAAACTATTCTCGGAATACCTTACCTG GCATCAGCAGAGAGTTTCGAGTTGTCAGAGACAATAGAGTAAATCACATATATAAAGAAGTAAAGCCTCCTTCAGTGCAATGCTCAACATCTACCAATGAGCAGTCAATTGTGAACACTTCTGAAAAagg ATCATCAACTGCTTATAGTAATCAAAGGTCATCTGGTGCAAGAAATATATCGCAGGCTCTAAATGGTCCTCCTAATTCACATGGAAGATACTCAAAAGATGCTATTCCAAATGCCAGTGACAGAAAATTTACACCTGCTAAGGAAGGTGCAACATCAAATGTAGCATCACAAGAGCAACCAACAAAGCCCAATAACAACCAGAATTCTACAACTGTGGCATCAACCAGTTCTGCTATTGGGGTTTATTCCTCTTCAACAGATCCAGTTCATGTCCCCTCCCCTGATTCCAGATCATCAGGTGTTGTAGGGGCGATTAGGCGTGAAGTGGGGGTTGTTGGTGGACGTAGACAGGCTTCAGACAACTCAGTCAAACAATCATCCGTTCCTAGTTCTTTTGCTAATACTCTTACTGGAAAAGATG TTAGCAGGCCATCCATGAGCAATCAATATAACGGCCGACCACATCAACAACTTGTGGGACATCAGAGAG TTACTCAGCATAATAAAGAGTGGAAACCTAAATCAAGCCAGAAGTTGAGTAATAATGGTCCCGGAGTGATTGGAACACCTAAAAAGCTTGCGTCAACTCCAGTGGAAAACTCTAAGGATACGGAATCAGATACTGCAAAGCTGCAAGATAAACTTTCCCAAGTAAATATCAGTGAGAACCAGAATGTGATTATTGCACAGCATATTCGAGTTAGAGACACTGATCGCGCTCTGCTGACCTTTGGTAGCATTGGGACAGAATTTAATTCCTCAAGACATCAACCTAACAATATAGGAGTTGCTGAGAAATCAAATGAGGAATCTACTGCCAG CTTGACAGTGCCTGCTTCAGAGTTGTCCGCTGACGATGTTCCTGGGAGCAAGCAGGTAGACTTGCAGGAAGACCACATCAGAAATCCTGTATCTGACTCTCCAGCATCTGGTGCTACTGAGCTGCAATTGCATGATAACAGAGAATCCTCAAGTCCTCAGAATCAGGGTCCTTATGGCAGTATTAGGTTGGTTCGTGAAAGTAGTCCTTCTTATGTGCCTGCTGAGTCACAGCATCAGCAAGATTCTCATGATATGCCTGGATTTGCA GCCTATGATCCTCCAACTGGTTACGACATGCCTTATTTCAGACCCACAATAGATGATACTCTCCGAGGGCAGGGTCTACCATCACCTCAAGAG GGCTTAAGTTCCCATGTGGCCAACAGTGTTCCCGCTTCCACAGTTTCCATGGTGCAACCTCCTGTGGCACAGATGTATCCACAAGTACATGTTTCACATTTTGCTAATCTTATGCCGTATCGTCAGTTCTTGTCACCAGTCTATGTTCCGCCAATGGCTATGCCTGGATATTCAAGTAATCCTCCCTATCCTCATCCAACAAATGGCAGCAGTTACTTGTTGATGCCTGGAGGTAGTTCCCATCTTAATGCGAACAGCCTTAAATACGGAGTTCAGCAGTTCAAGCCTGTTCCTGCTGGAAGTCCTACTGGGTTTGGAAATTTTGCTAATCCAACCGGGTATGCCATGATGCCTCCTGGTGTGGTTGGGGGTGCAACAGCTTTAGAAGATTCTTCTCGTGTCAAGTACAAAGATAATCTTTATGTTCCAAATCCTCAG GCCGAGACATCAGAAATCTGGATACAGAATCCAAGGGAGCTTCCTGGCATGCAATCGGCTCCATACTATAACTTGCCAGGGCAAACACCTCATGGTGCCTATATGCCATCGCACACCGGCCATGCCTCGTTCAATgctgcagcagcagcagcagctcaATCTTCACACATGCAGTTTCCTGGCATGTATCACGCCTCGCCACAGCCAACTGCAATGGCTAACCCTCATCATTTAGGACCAGCGATGGGAAACAATGTTGGAGTTGGAGTGGCTCCAGCTGCACCTGGACCACAGGTTGGTGCATATCAGCAGCCCCAGTTAGGTCACCTCAATTGGACTACAAATTTCTGA